In one window of Oryza sativa Japonica Group chromosome 9, ASM3414082v1 DNA:
- the LOC107278482 gene encoding uncharacterized protein gives MSNSGKEQRRMDRFIVILFSSTCRNGSSVDVVDGGGKSGKKPQGGGGEGGGAADHHRQHVAHIGWDGSTNTTTSLRSWNRAAPRSSSSSTTTASTSSALAAPATSRRSRRRRGLGCAAPVLPSAAARANSHRPFLLRP, from the exons ATGAGCAATAGTGGCAAGGAGCAGCGGCGGATGGACCGGTTCATCGTGatcctcttctcctccacctGCCGCAATGGATCCAGCGTGGACGTCGTCGATGGAGGCGGCAAGAGCGGCAAGAAGCCCCAAG gcggcggcggcgagggtggcggcgcggcggaccaCCACCGCCAGCACGTGGCGCACATCGGCTGGGATGGCAGCACAAACACCACCACCAGCCTCCGCTCATGgaaccgcgccgcgccgcggtcctcctcctcctccaccaccaccgcgtccACCTCCTCAGCcttggcggcgccggcgacatcaAGAAGgagtcggcgccggcggggccTCGGTTGTGCAGCTCCTGTCCTGCCGTCTGCCGCAGCTAGGGCCAACTCCCACCGCCCCTTCCTCTTACGCCCATAG
- the LOC4347696 gene encoding uncharacterized protein, whose product MSSSSNSDSGKKGGNPLEAMGAFFSSQVNRRKLVTSEKQALATRLSAGGEAFPGSEHRPADRKTWMAELGPERLRVHQLVWPGTHDSATNKIGIPFVTRPFAQCQSLSVYEQLAAGARVIDVRVQEERRVCHGVLATYSVDVVLDDVRRFLGETASEVVILEVRTEFGHDDPPEFGRYLVEQLGEHLIPQDEAVFHKTIAELLPRRLICVWKPRKSPAPKPGEPLWSAGYLRDNWIDTDLPETKFESNVKFLGEQPPVADRRFFYRVENTVTPQADNPVLCVRPVTRRIHGYARLFIAEVFAKGLGDKLQVFSTDFIDGDFVDACAGVTKARVDGAA is encoded by the coding sequence ATGTCGTCTTCCTCCAATAGCGACTCCGGCAAGAAGGGCGGCAACCCTCTGGAAGCCATGGGCGCCTTCTTCTCGTCGCAGGTGAACCGCCGGAAGCTGGTCACCAGCGAGAAGCAGGCGCTGGCCACGCGGCtgtccgccggcggcgaggcgttcCCCGGCAGCGAGCACCGGCCGGCCGACCGGAAGACGTGGATGGCGGAGCTCGGGCCGGAGCGGCTGCGCGTGCACCAGCTGGTGTGGCCGGGGACGCACGACTCGGCGACGAACAAGATCGGCATCCCGTTCGTGACGCGCCCCTTCGCGCAGTGCCAGTCGCTGTCGGTGTACGAGCAGCTCGCCGCGGGCGCCCGCGTCATCGACGTGCGCGTCCAGGAGGAGCGGCGCGTCTGCCACGGCGTGCTCGCAACCTACTCCGTCGACGTCGTGCTCGACGACGTGAGGAGGTTCCTCGGCGAGACGGCGTCGGAGGTGGTGATCCTCGAGGTGCGCACCGAGTTCGGCCACGACGACCCGCCGGAGTTCGGCAGGTACCTGGTGGAGCAGCTCGGCGAGCACCTGATCCCGCAGGACGAGGCGGTGTTCCACAAGACCATCGCCGAGCTCCTCCCGCGGCGGCTCATCTGCGTGTGGAAGCCGCGCAAGTCGCCGGCGCCCAAGCCCGGCGAGCCGCTGTGGAGCGCCGGCTACCTCAGGGACAACTGGATCGACACCGACCTGCCGGAGACCAAGTTCGAGAGCAACGTCAAGTTCCTCGGCGAGCAGCCGCCGGTGGCCGACCGGAGGTTCTTCTACCGGGTGGAGAACACGGTGACGCCGCAGGCCGACAACCCGGTGCTCTGCGTCCGGCCGGTCACGCGGCGGATCCACGGCTACGCCCGCCTCTTCATCGCCGAGGTCTTCGCCAAGGGCCTCGGCGACAAGCTGCAGGTGTTCTCCACCGACTTCATCGACGGCGACTTCGTCGACGCCTGCGCCGGCGTCACCAAGGCCCGCGTCGACGGCGCCGCGTGA
- the LOC4347695 gene encoding probable E3 ubiquitin-protein ligase ATL44, which produces MQPCGRRLLGAGTASPPPLPGLGSASAHSMDRAQRAHMVRALGVTTTVLFVASVSYIALTALYACFCDGGGRRRREDGGSSSVRPEPSEETKRALDGIPVHVVQMPPRDGGGGGADEEGGSGDCAVCLAEYAAGDEVRVLPACGHGFHRECVDRWLLTRAPTCPVCRAPVVARVEGPDDDAKEDYCGDGESVERHGGGGGDIGFLSVAGESRVLPAI; this is translated from the coding sequence ATGCAGCCATGCGGGCGCCGTCTCCTCGGCGCcggcaccgcctcgccgccgccgctgccgggctTGGGTTCGGCTTCGGCCCACTCGATGGACCGCGCGCAGCGGGCGCACATGGTGCGGGCGCTGGGGGTGACCACCACGGTGCTCTTCGTCGCCAGCGTCTCCTACATCGCGCTCACCGCGCTCTACGCCTGCttctgcgacggcggcgggcggcgacggcgagaagaCGGCGGGTCGTCGTCGGTGCGCCCCGAGCCGTCCGAGGAGACCAAGCGCGCGCTCGACGGGATCCCGGTGCACGTGGTCCAGATGCCgccccgcgacggcggcggcggcggcgccgacgaggagggcggcagcggcgactgcGCGGTGTGCCTGGCGGAGTACGCCGCCGGGGACGAGGTGCGCGTGCTGCCGGCGTGCGGGCATGGGTTCCACAGGGAGTGCGTCGACCGGTGGCTGCTCACGCGCGCGCCCACCTGCCCCGTCTGCCGCGCACCCGTCGTCGCGCGCGTCGAGGGCCCGGACGACGACGCCAAGGAGGATtactgcggcgacggcgagagcgtcgagaggcacggcggcggcggcggcgacattgGCTTCCTGTCCGTCGCCGGCGAGTCCCGCGTGCTTCCTGCGATTTGA
- the LOC9267513 gene encoding proline-rich receptor-like protein kinase PERK2 codes for MSSSLAVLLLVMRLAAAMAASPKSYISRTTEQQVIATVAPAVDVGQSAQPFLTSPSGSYAAYLRRAVDSSAGGPGADACYVQIQQAGGGAGGGGSVWESECTLVGGADACDLAFSPVGLELFAGGHSLWDTGIDAEPGTLSLDDGGDMRIVSKDGVSVWQASGEPWTGQQCGAAAPVSPSPTMDVLPPPSTTTTAKLLTPPASTLAGAGSSDLSFGDQLAPPVDTSLPASPDQPPVDTMPDQPLLPPPPADATPATPDLPLPPPPPADTYPVSPDQPLYSSPPPAPTAFVPHTPLPPVDVPALSPPLPHGKTPSGAPGGIALPPAAPAGGGMPQQHGSPHHLPLGASPPPEAAAVPDALAPSAGHGAAAGGLPIGGQGQQQGAFGQHQVLNGAGQPLEDSSGERPRGAHAAVVVTSGLVSLLIALGFGF; via the coding sequence ATGTCTTCTTCACTTGCTGTCCTCCTGCTCGTGatgcggctcgccgccgccatggccgcctctCCCAAAAGCTACATATCAAGAACCACCGAGCAGCAGGTGATCGCCACCGTCGCGCCCGCCGTGGACGTCGGCCAGAGCGCGCAGCCTTTCCTCACCTCGCCGTCTGGGTCGTACGCCGCGtacctccgccgcgccgtggaCAGCTCCGCCGGTGGCCCGGGCGCCGACGCGTGCTACGTCCAAATCCAgcaggctggcggcggcgccggcggtggtggcagcgTGTGGGAGTCGGAGTGCACCCTtgtcggcggcgccgacgcgtgCGACCTGGCGTTCTCGCCGGTGGGGCTCGAGCTCTTCGCCGGCGGGCACTCTCTCTGGGACACCGGGATCGACGCCGAGCCGGGAACGCTGAGccttgacgacggcggcgacatgaGGATCGTGAGCAAGGACGGCGTGTCGGTGTGGCAGGCGAGCGGCGAGCCGTGGACGGGGCAGCAGtgcggcgcggccgcgccggtctcgccgtcgccgacgatggacgtgctcccgccgccgtcgaccacaACCACAGCGAAGCTTctgacgccgccggcgtcgaccctcgccggcgccgggagCTCGGACCTGTCTTTCGGAGACCAGCTCGCGCCACCGGTTGACACGTCGCTGCCCGCCTCGCCCGACCAGCCACCGGTTGACACTATGCCTGACCAGCcattgctgccgccgccgccagctgaCGCGACACCCGCCACGCCGGACttgccgctgccaccaccaccgccggccgACACGTACCCTGTCTCTCCTGACCAGCCGCTGtactcgtcgccaccgccggctccgaCGGCATTTGTTCCTCACACGCCATTGCCACCCGTCGACGTGCCTGCTCTCTCCCCGCCATTGCCGCACGGCAAGACACCTTCCGGCGCACCAGGTGGCATAGCACTCCCGCCTGCTgcgcccgccggcggcggcatgccgCAGCAGCACGGTTCGCCGCACCACCTGCCACTgggagcgtcgccgccgccggaggccgCCGCGGTGCCGGACGCGCTGGCGCCGAGCGctggccatggcgcggcggcgggggggctCCCGATCGGGGGGCAGGGGCAGCAGCAGGGCGCGTTTGGACAGCACCAGGTGCTGAACGGCGCGGGGCAGCCATTGGAGGACAGCTCCGGCGAGCGGCCAAGAGGAgcgcacgccgccgtcgtcgtcacctcCGGCTTGGTTTCTCTACTGATTGCACTTGGATTTGGCTTCTAA
- the LOC4347694 gene encoding protein XAP5 CIRCADIAN TIMEKEEPER encodes MSGFGDGYVGTAQDAVKIRRLEKQREAERRKIEELKNKSSDGQPGLLQFGSSTSEILETAFKKETVGLVTREQYVEKRVNIRTKIEEEEKEKLQKLQQEEEELQMQKRKKRRVRGDPRLSFCDEIENGSDEDEFENQEPQKKHGPVKLGKDPTVETSFLPDREREAEEQAERERLKKQWSREQELIKNEPLTITYSYWDGTGHRRVIQVRKGDSIGEFLRAVQQQLAPEFREVRTTSVENLLYVKEDLIIPHQHSFYELIINKARGKSGPLFHFDVHEDVRTIADATKEKDESHAGKVVERHWYEKNKHIFPASRWEIYDPTKKWERYTIHGD; translated from the exons ATGTCGGGGTTCGGGGACGGGTACGTCGGCACGGCTCAGGACGCCGTGAAGATCCGGCGGCTGGAGAAGCAGCGGGAGGCGGAGCGCCGCAAGATCGAGGAGCTCAAGAACAAGTCCTCCGATGGCCAGCCCGGCCTGCTCCAGTTCGGCTCCAGCACCTCCGAG ATTCTTGAGACTGCGTTTAAGAAGGAAACAGTCGGTTTAGTTACAAGGGAGCAGTATGTCGAGAAG AGGGTTAATATACGGACCAAAattgaggaagaagagaaggagaagctTCAAAAGTTGCAACAAGA GGAAGAAGAATTGCAAATGCAAAAGCGGAAAAAGAGGAGAGTGAGGGGAGATCCACGGTTATCTTTCTGTGATGAGATTGAGAATGGAAGTGATGAGGATGAATTTGAGAATC AAGAACCTCAAAAGAAACATGGTCCTGTCAAACTTGGGAAGGACCCTACTGTTGAGACAAGTTTTCTTCCTGACAG GGAGAGAGAAGCAGAGGAACAAGCAGAGCGAGAGCGTTTGAAGAAACAATGGTCGCGTGAGCAGGAACTGATTAAAA ATGAACCTCTGACAATTACTTACAGTTACTGGGATGGCACTGGGCATAGGAGAGTTATCCAG GTCCGTAAAGGTGACTCCATTGGAGAATTCCTAAGGGCTGTTCAGCAGCAGCTTGCCCCTGAGTTCCGTGAAGTGCGGACAACATCAGTTGAGAATCTTCTTTATGTGAAGGAAGATCTTATTATCCCTCAT CAACATAGCTTCTATGAGTTGATTATCAACAAAGCAAGGGGCAAGAGTGGACCG CTTTTCCACTTTGATGTTCATGAGGATGTGCGGACCATTGCTGAtgcaacaaaagaaaaggacGAG TCTCATGCGGGAAAAGTCGTAGAGAGACACTGGTATGagaaaaacaaacatatatttCCTGCATCAAGATGGGAG ATCTATGATCCTACCAAGAAGTGGGAGCGTTACACGATCCATGGAGATTAA